The following are from one region of the Salicibibacter kimchii genome:
- the ptsP gene encoding phosphoenolpyruvate--protein phosphotransferase, translated as MAEQLKGIAASNGVAIAYAFLLEQPALNVQERAVSDVKREISRFQKAQKKAKRELETIRKKAFVQQGEENAEIFSAHILVLEDPEVIDAVESKIKEDGVNASFALQEVSTMYIKMFEDMGNTYMQARVTDIKDVSQRLLLHLAEVENTSLSAIDEETIVISHDLTPSDIAQLDRQYTLGFVTNIGGRTSHSAIMARSLEIPAVVGTEAITSIVKNGDLIIVDGTNGEVVINPDESTLNIFRERQRVLSAENAKQKRLIGLPSVTEDGATVELSANIGVPDDIKGVLENDADGIGLYRTEFLYMGRNRFPEEEEQFDAYRTVVEQMNGAPVLIRTLDVGGDKKLPYLDLPEELNPLLGFRAIRLCLEKTDMFRTQLRALLRASHYGNLKIMFPMVATLEELREAKTLVEEEKKRLTDEGHSIDERVSVGIMVETPSTAVAATSFAKEVDFFSIGTNDLVQYTLAADRTNERVSPLYQPYHPAVLQLIKNVIEASHAEGKWTGMCGEMAGEETAIPLLVGMGLDEFSMSAASILPARSLIRTFHSKDARALAERALLCGTADEVKEMVHSYPK; from the coding sequence GAGAGAGCCGTATCAGACGTTAAACGGGAAATTTCGCGATTTCAAAAAGCGCAAAAGAAGGCAAAAAGAGAACTGGAAACCATTCGAAAAAAAGCGTTCGTTCAACAAGGCGAGGAAAATGCTGAAATTTTTTCCGCTCATATACTCGTACTGGAAGATCCCGAAGTGATCGATGCTGTCGAATCTAAAATAAAAGAGGACGGCGTCAATGCCTCGTTTGCCCTCCAAGAGGTTTCCACTATGTACATAAAAATGTTTGAAGACATGGGAAACACGTATATGCAGGCAAGAGTCACGGATATTAAAGACGTTTCCCAACGTTTGCTTTTGCATTTGGCAGAAGTGGAAAATACGAGCCTTTCCGCTATAGATGAAGAAACAATTGTTATCTCCCATGATTTAACACCGTCAGATATCGCGCAACTGGATCGGCAGTATACGCTCGGCTTTGTGACGAATATCGGAGGGAGAACATCCCATTCCGCGATCATGGCACGATCATTGGAAATTCCTGCGGTTGTGGGGACTGAAGCTATCACATCCATCGTAAAGAATGGCGATTTGATTATTGTAGACGGCACAAATGGAGAAGTTGTCATTAATCCGGATGAATCGACGTTGAACATATTTCGGGAACGGCAACGAGTGCTTTCGGCGGAAAACGCAAAGCAGAAGAGGTTGATCGGCCTCCCGTCTGTCACCGAAGATGGAGCTACTGTGGAACTGTCCGCCAATATCGGGGTGCCCGATGATATAAAAGGGGTGCTTGAAAACGACGCGGATGGAATTGGTTTATACCGCACAGAGTTTCTTTATATGGGGCGGAATCGTTTTCCGGAAGAGGAGGAACAGTTTGACGCCTATCGAACGGTTGTTGAACAAATGAACGGCGCCCCTGTCCTCATCCGTACGCTGGATGTCGGAGGGGACAAAAAACTCCCGTATCTTGATCTTCCTGAAGAGTTAAATCCCTTACTTGGATTTCGGGCTATTCGATTATGTCTGGAAAAAACAGATATGTTCCGCACCCAGTTGCGTGCATTGCTACGAGCAAGTCATTACGGAAATTTGAAAATTATGTTTCCGATGGTAGCGACATTGGAAGAATTGCGCGAGGCCAAAACACTAGTTGAAGAAGAAAAGAAACGATTAACCGATGAAGGGCATTCCATTGATGAACGGGTGTCCGTCGGCATCATGGTGGAAACCCCTTCTACTGCCGTTGCGGCTACTTCATTTGCAAAAGAAGTAGATTTTTTTAGCATCGGAACGAATGATTTGGTGCAATACACGTTGGCTGCCGACCGTACGAACGAGCGTGTGTCTCCTCTCTATCAGCCCTATCACCCTGCCGTTTTACAATTAATAAAAAATGTAATCGAAGCTTCTCACGCAGAAGGAAAATGGACAGGGATGTGCGGGGAAATGGCTGGTGAGGAGACGGCAATTCCGCTATTAGTAGGAATGGGTTTGGATGAATTCAGCATGAGTGCTGCCTCTATCTTACCGGCCCGAAGTCTTATACGAACGTTCCATTCAAAAGATGCACGGGCGTTGGCTGAACGCGCGTTGCTCTGTGGTACAGCAGATGAAGTGAAAGAAATGGTCCATTCGTACCCTAAATAG